In one Echinicola marina genomic region, the following are encoded:
- a CDS encoding twin-arginine translocation pathway signal protein codes for MKRRKSLKIMALGALTPSINIFSSPMDAHKNYIEKNTSLYFESDWELWPDMDWVGPEYWGNRLQDWKIQNGKVLCQVSGPNRTLHCLTTQATREKGTLETSIDIEPNPSLPVSDENYIGIRLGIKGKFDDYRSAAVHGKGMDIAVTTSGKLKINKKLLPLQTAIEGKYTLHIKLSEHHSLPNITVDLINSSGEILHTSTEAEAFSHEEISGNIALVANIKDGSKEIQETTTSASFANWKISGSKLISSSEHEFGPICFAQYTLHQGTLKLTGQLAPVEQVSGHKVSFKIKEGNEWKELAQSEIEPMSRTVHFRQENWNYKSSIPYRIQLELPLKPNGSTAVRYYNYEGTISKEPVDKEDLKTAVFSCNCDYGFPDSEVPLHVACHQPDLALFVGDQFYEGTGGFGIQTSPIDKAALDYLRKWMMFGWSYREIFRHIPCAIIPDDHDVYHGNIWGEEGKAADISGSWGAPAQDSGGYKMAPKWVNMVQKCQTSHLPDPYDPTPVKRGIDVYYTEWIYGGISFAILEDRKWKSAPKHVLPEEADIWNGWIQNPDFDIKKHRVEDAQLLGERQLNFLDHWSQDWSGDVKMKSLVTQTNFSTVSTLPADAKNDGVVPGLKIPQPGEYIAGDVINGDMDSNGWPQVGRDKAVEKIRKCFAFHIAGDQHLASFIQYGVEEYGDSGYAFAGPALNNIWPRRWWPPVADTASHSENNPAYTGNYEDGFGNKMTIKAVANPRLTGMTPAIVYDRATGYGIVTFNKSNRTITTECWPKYVHPVKNPHGQYAGWPITIVQEDNYGRKAAAWLPEIKVNGLSNPVVEVIEENSGESLYYMAIKGNTFTPKVFSKGTYTIKVKDSTTGKTIEKNGIKASSKSKGTLMFSI; via the coding sequence ATGAAAAGAAGAAAGTCCTTAAAAATAATGGCCTTGGGAGCTTTAACTCCCAGTATAAATATTTTTTCATCCCCAATGGATGCCCACAAAAACTATATAGAGAAAAACACAAGTTTATACTTTGAAAGTGATTGGGAACTTTGGCCTGATATGGATTGGGTAGGTCCAGAATATTGGGGCAACAGACTTCAGGATTGGAAAATTCAAAATGGCAAGGTACTCTGTCAAGTCAGTGGTCCAAACAGAACTTTGCACTGTCTCACCACTCAAGCAACTAGGGAAAAAGGAACATTGGAGACAAGTATTGATATTGAACCCAATCCCTCATTGCCAGTTTCTGATGAAAACTATATTGGAATTAGATTAGGCATAAAAGGTAAATTTGATGATTATCGCTCTGCCGCTGTGCATGGAAAGGGCATGGATATCGCTGTAACTACCAGCGGAAAACTAAAAATCAACAAGAAGCTCCTTCCTTTACAGACTGCAATCGAAGGTAAGTACACCCTTCATATAAAGCTCTCAGAGCATCACAGCCTCCCAAACATTACTGTTGACCTCATCAATTCATCTGGTGAGATCTTGCATACCTCCACTGAAGCAGAAGCTTTCAGTCATGAAGAAATCTCTGGTAATATCGCCTTGGTAGCCAATATCAAAGATGGTTCAAAAGAAATTCAGGAAACCACCACATCTGCCTCTTTTGCCAACTGGAAAATATCAGGCAGCAAATTGATATCAAGTTCTGAACATGAATTTGGACCAATCTGCTTTGCCCAATACACTTTACATCAAGGCACTTTAAAATTAACGGGACAACTTGCTCCTGTAGAACAGGTTTCAGGCCATAAAGTTAGCTTTAAAATCAAAGAAGGAAATGAATGGAAGGAACTGGCACAGTCGGAGATAGAGCCTATGTCCAGAACAGTTCACTTTAGACAGGAAAACTGGAACTACAAATCATCCATCCCCTACCGCATTCAATTAGAACTGCCCTTAAAACCCAATGGATCCACAGCTGTTCGTTATTATAACTATGAGGGGACGATCTCCAAAGAACCGGTCGACAAAGAAGATCTAAAAACAGCAGTATTCAGTTGCAACTGTGACTATGGTTTCCCAGACTCAGAGGTACCACTTCATGTGGCTTGTCACCAACCTGATCTGGCTCTATTCGTAGGTGACCAATTTTATGAAGGCACAGGTGGTTTTGGAATACAAACCTCGCCTATTGATAAGGCAGCACTTGATTACCTTCGCAAGTGGATGATGTTCGGTTGGTCTTATAGGGAAATTTTCCGCCACATTCCGTGTGCAATTATTCCCGATGACCATGATGTTTACCACGGAAATATTTGGGGAGAAGAAGGAAAGGCTGCTGACATTTCTGGCAGTTGGGGAGCACCCGCCCAAGATTCGGGTGGATACAAAATGGCACCTAAATGGGTCAATATGGTTCAGAAATGCCAAACCAGCCATCTTCCTGATCCCTATGACCCTACTCCTGTAAAAAGAGGTATTGATGTTTATTACACAGAGTGGATCTATGGTGGTATCAGTTTTGCCATTTTGGAAGACAGAAAATGGAAATCAGCCCCCAAACACGTACTTCCTGAAGAAGCAGATATTTGGAACGGCTGGATCCAAAATCCAGATTTTGACATCAAAAAACATCGGGTAGAAGATGCCCAATTACTAGGAGAAAGACAACTCAATTTCCTCGATCATTGGTCTCAAGACTGGTCTGGAGATGTAAAAATGAAATCCCTGGTGACACAGACCAATTTCAGTACTGTTTCCACGCTCCCTGCTGATGCTAAAAATGACGGAGTAGTTCCAGGATTAAAAATTCCTCAACCCGGTGAATATATTGCAGGAGATGTCATCAACGGGGATATGGACAGTAATGGCTGGCCTCAGGTCGGCAGGGACAAGGCAGTAGAAAAAATCAGAAAATGCTTTGCCTTCCATATTGCTGGAGATCAGCATTTGGCAAGTTTTATTCAATACGGTGTTGAAGAATATGGAGACAGTGGCTATGCCTTTGCAGGTCCTGCCTTGAATAATATCTGGCCAAGAAGATGGTGGCCTCCAGTGGCTGACACTGCAAGTCATTCTGAAAATAATCCTGCCTATACGGGAAATTATGAGGATGGATTTGGCAATAAAATGACCATAAAGGCAGTCGCCAATCCAAGGCTTACAGGTATGACGCCGGCCATCGTTTATGACAGGGCCACAGGATATGGTATTGTTACCTTCAACAAATCCAACAGGACGATAACCACCGAATGTTGGCCCAAATATGTCCACCCAGTGAAAAACCCTCATGGACAATATGCTGGCTGGCCGATAACTATAGTACAAGAAGACAATTATGGTAGAAAAGCCGCTGCCTGGCTTCCAGAAATCAAGGTCAACGGACTTAGCAATCCAGTGGTAGAAGTAATAGAAGAAAATTCTGGAGAAAGCCTTTATTACATGGCTATTAAAGGAAATACATTTACCCCAAAAGTTTTTTCCAAAGGCACTTATACCATCAAGGTAAAAGACAGCACAACTGGAAAAACCATAGAGAAAAATGGCATAAAAGCCAGCTCAAAATCAAAAGGAACCCTGATGTTCAGTATATAA
- a CDS encoding alpha/beta hydrolase — protein sequence MKQIILSIFFFCYVFIVSAQNVAYKTASNIPYYNEDLSAADEYIQQRCVLDIYYPEGKKNFATVVWFHGGGLTGGEKEIPQALKDKGIAIIGVNYRLYPKIKAPKYIEDAAAAVAWAFNNIANYGGDPSLIFVSGHSAGGYLASMVGLDKRWLNKHSIDANQIAGLIPFSGHTITHFTVREERGIPGTQAIVDDLAPLYHVRPDAPPLLLITGDRNMEMLGRYEENAYMMRMMKEAGHKETKIYEMDGYGHNMTAPAFPLLLNEMNRIIQKQNK from the coding sequence ATGAAACAGATCATTCTATCTATCTTTTTCTTTTGCTATGTTTTCATAGTATCCGCACAAAATGTAGCTTATAAAACAGCAAGCAATATTCCCTATTATAATGAAGACCTTAGTGCAGCTGATGAATATATTCAGCAAAGATGTGTTCTCGATATCTACTATCCTGAAGGTAAGAAGAACTTTGCCACAGTGGTATGGTTCCATGGTGGCGGACTGACAGGAGGAGAAAAGGAAATCCCTCAGGCTTTAAAGGATAAGGGAATTGCCATCATTGGTGTCAATTACCGATTATACCCTAAGATCAAAGCGCCCAAATATATAGAAGATGCGGCTGCAGCCGTTGCTTGGGCATTTAATAATATTGCCAATTATGGCGGTGATCCTTCTTTAATATTTGTTTCAGGTCATTCCGCAGGTGGATACTTGGCCAGTATGGTTGGTTTAGATAAAAGGTGGCTCAATAAGCACAGTATTGACGCCAATCAGATCGCAGGACTCATTCCATTTAGTGGTCACACCATTACGCATTTTACTGTAAGAGAAGAAAGAGGCATCCCAGGAACCCAGGCCATTGTGGATGATTTAGCGCCTTTATACCATGTTAGACCTGATGCTCCCCCTTTATTATTGATCACTGGTGATCGAAATATGGAAATGCTAGGGAGATATGAGGAAAATGCCTATATGATGCGTATGATGAAAGAGGCTGGGCATAAAGAGACGAAAATATATGAAATGGACGGCTATGGTCACAATATGACAGCTCCGGCTTTTCCCTTGTTATTAAACGAAATGAACCGTATTATTCAAAAGCAAAACAAATAA
- a CDS encoding DUF3302 domain-containing protein has product MKRMHAHTNWLTLFSLFSLYPLITKGSAFEDKVADVVSWVALIVAPIIIITVFLMVHVLPEKIAEKRNHPQTQAIKTLCILSLFFGGLLWPLAWIWTYSKPVFYKMAYGTDKGDYHEKTFDDLKKEKDQDKP; this is encoded by the coding sequence ATGAAAAGGATGCACGCCCACACCAATTGGTTGACATTATTTTCCCTGTTCAGCCTATACCCACTCATTACCAAAGGGAGTGCATTCGAAGACAAAGTAGCAGATGTGGTAAGTTGGGTGGCCTTGATCGTAGCCCCAATCATCATAATCACAGTCTTCTTGATGGTCCATGTCCTTCCAGAAAAAATTGCGGAAAAACGAAATCATCCCCAGACACAAGCCATCAAAACACTATGTATACTTTCCTTGTTCTTTGGTGGGCTCTTATGGCCTTTGGCTTGGATTTGGACCTATTCCAAGCCTGTTTTTTATAAGATGGCTTATGGAACAGATAAAGGTGATTATCATGAGAAAACCTTTGACGACTTGAAAAAAGAAAAAGACCAGGATAAACCCTAA
- a CDS encoding HlyD family secretion protein — translation MEILLLLIYSGIVWLIFFKFKLLPWNTISQAIVIIIPVVAIALLILILNIVAPSSHDVRVMNYNVEIVPRVTGLVVEVPISPNQHVKKGEVLFKIDPTPFTLKIKKLEAKLPELEAKLVGAKAFDRELESQLTTANSQIQVINTQIALAKKRFAQTKELAESGAGSQFEYEEAETNLNNLQAQLAVAQSQKSQVIQKLSAQTEEGELAEISQARAALVQTKSDIAYAQWELDQTVYRAPADGRVINLQLRKGAMAVQFPIKPVMTFIEDEQWVVALFHQNELRYVENGNEAEVAIRTHPNRIIKCEVEHIVWANAQGQLTTSGRLPDTRIDGYHEGRFAVRLKIDQNEDIFLAPGAVGQGAIYTKHGKIIHLVRKVIIRVGTKMDWLVLKLH, via the coding sequence ATGGAAATATTATTATTGCTGATTTACTCGGGTATTGTTTGGTTGATCTTTTTTAAGTTCAAGCTGCTACCTTGGAATACCATTTCTCAAGCCATAGTCATTATCATTCCTGTGGTGGCCATTGCCCTACTCATATTGATACTCAATATTGTAGCACCCTCATCCCATGATGTTAGGGTCATGAATTATAATGTGGAGATAGTCCCTCGAGTGACTGGCTTGGTGGTAGAAGTCCCCATCTCTCCCAACCAACATGTCAAAAAAGGAGAAGTTTTGTTCAAAATCGACCCCACCCCCTTCACGTTAAAAATCAAAAAACTGGAAGCCAAACTACCTGAGCTTGAAGCAAAATTGGTAGGAGCAAAGGCATTTGACAGGGAATTGGAATCCCAGCTAACCACTGCCAACAGCCAAATCCAAGTCATCAACACACAAATTGCACTGGCCAAAAAGCGTTTTGCCCAAACAAAAGAACTGGCCGAAAGTGGGGCTGGATCACAGTTTGAATATGAAGAAGCGGAAACCAACTTAAATAACCTTCAAGCACAACTTGCTGTGGCACAATCCCAAAAATCCCAAGTTATCCAAAAACTCTCTGCTCAGACAGAAGAAGGTGAATTGGCCGAAATATCACAGGCAAGAGCTGCATTGGTACAGACCAAGTCAGATATCGCCTATGCCCAGTGGGAACTGGATCAGACGGTCTACCGAGCCCCTGCAGATGGCAGGGTGATCAACCTCCAACTCCGAAAAGGTGCCATGGCCGTACAATTTCCCATCAAGCCAGTCATGACTTTCATCGAAGATGAGCAGTGGGTAGTTGCCCTTTTTCATCAAAATGAGCTTCGATATGTAGAAAATGGCAATGAGGCGGAAGTAGCTATCCGTACACATCCTAATAGGATCATCAAATGTGAAGTGGAGCACATTGTATGGGCCAATGCCCAAGGCCAATTGACTACTTCAGGCAGGCTCCCTGACACTAGGATAGATGGCTATCATGAAGGGCGTTTTGCTGTAAGACTGAAAATAGATCAAAACGAGGATATTTTTCTTGCTCCAGGAGCTGTAGGACAAGGAGCCATATACACTAAACATGGAAAAATCATTCACCTAGTTAGAAAAGTAATTATCAGAGTGGGAACAAAAATGGATTGGCTTGTACTTAAACTGCACTGA
- a CDS encoding TolC family protein, whose protein sequence is MKNLPFSFIGIVLVLLGLYPFSCKVKEPPSPEELQEQAFANFILPSTWQQAQESQSDSTMFIENWLMEFSNPILDTLVHEALEYNLDLNVGEARLSQAEGYVKMSKSALSPALNILGRENSKLGGDFAGGLNGAIFSAAWELDIWGKLRNAKHAQIQEYEAAAMDLSFAKLSIAAAVVRNYYLAIEIYMEKELASEMLDLSEQLVKIADKRFQVGIGNEKDLAVAKASLNNIKDGFSLLELAYNNQVRALELLLGRYPSSLISLEGDLMEINSIIPAGIPLQILERRPDVLAAQHRFNASFHRVRSAKAARLPQISLTGTFGAVHSNIFSLVPEFSNPIRSLGGSLVAPIYQGGLLKENLEVKTYEQEQAVYEYAQTVLAAINDVETALETVQTVDRREKILKEEVKQNQKAYELQEISYKVGKSDLRDLTLQQMDLYTSQITLLRVQTEKIIQRVNLYLALGGSM, encoded by the coding sequence ATGAAGAATTTACCCTTTTCCTTTATCGGTATTGTTTTGGTATTATTAGGCCTTTATCCCTTTTCATGCAAGGTAAAAGAACCGCCAAGTCCTGAAGAGCTTCAGGAACAAGCTTTCGCCAATTTTATTCTCCCATCCACCTGGCAACAAGCGCAAGAATCGCAATCTGATTCTACTATGTTTATCGAAAATTGGTTAATGGAATTTTCAAACCCCATACTGGACACGCTTGTTCATGAGGCATTGGAATACAATTTGGATTTAAACGTGGGGGAAGCCCGTCTTTCGCAAGCTGAAGGCTATGTAAAGATGTCCAAAAGTGCGCTCAGCCCAGCTCTCAATATCTTAGGGCGGGAAAACAGCAAATTAGGTGGCGACTTTGCAGGAGGATTGAACGGTGCTATATTTTCAGCCGCATGGGAGTTAGATATTTGGGGCAAGCTCCGAAATGCCAAACATGCCCAAATCCAAGAATATGAAGCTGCCGCCATGGACCTCAGCTTTGCCAAACTTTCCATTGCGGCTGCTGTGGTCAGGAACTATTACCTGGCCATTGAAATCTATATGGAAAAAGAACTCGCCTCGGAAATGCTTGACCTTTCTGAACAACTAGTAAAAATCGCCGACAAGCGCTTTCAGGTAGGAATTGGTAATGAAAAGGACCTTGCTGTAGCTAAGGCGAGCCTTAACAATATCAAAGACGGTTTTAGCTTGCTGGAACTGGCTTATAACAACCAAGTCAGGGCGCTAGAACTGCTATTGGGCAGATACCCTTCCAGTCTTATAAGCCTAGAGGGTGATTTGATGGAAATCAACAGTATCATCCCTGCAGGCATTCCTCTTCAGATATTAGAAAGGAGACCTGATGTCTTAGCGGCCCAACATCGATTCAACGCAAGTTTTCATCGTGTCAGATCAGCCAAAGCAGCTAGGCTTCCTCAAATCAGCCTAACAGGAACTTTTGGGGCTGTGCACAGCAATATTTTTTCCTTGGTCCCTGAATTCTCCAATCCCATCAGGAGTTTAGGAGGTTCCCTGGTAGCTCCTATCTACCAAGGAGGTCTTCTCAAGGAAAACCTTGAAGTCAAAACCTATGAGCAAGAACAGGCGGTTTATGAATATGCCCAAACAGTATTGGCTGCCATAAATGACGTAGAAACCGCACTTGAAACGGTACAAACAGTAGACCGAAGAGAAAAAATACTAAAAGAGGAAGTCAAGCAGAACCAAAAAGCCTATGAGCTTCAAGAAATATCCTATAAA